A stretch of Campylobacter showae DNA encodes these proteins:
- a CDS encoding OmpP1/FadL family transporter produces the protein MRKYIGVCLAACCCLNAAGFKIPEQSGDSIALLNSNVATSFGPDAAYNNPANMIFLDGGHYLESSLTYLRMSKTKYRHYNGDKLTSKRANALVPTFHFVTPQFDDWRFGLSVVVPAGMSMRWDENLPKATSKKFDLKVIEVNPSVAYALTDNIALGFGLRAVYARGEAVQEVSGALPASQDIKGDRINFGYNAAITYKPTSNLSLAATYRSKVNMNLKGDTDISAPAHPRGAFPSGSYSGSAKLSVPLPASLNLALSYKIANTTLLFDFERTYWSAWKELDFNYPGASAAHYRNPFFAAFDASKKRDWKDSNAYRIGVAHDATDKLRLMGAVTFDEAASRADTTGFDLPDTKAVIYAAGFNYKFTDALELGASYFYQDRKARDVSYYSNASGLYPNGKFERGNAQAINLNVKYKF, from the coding sequence ATGAGAAAATATATCGGCGTTTGCCTAGCGGCTTGCTGCTGTCTAAATGCGGCGGGCTTTAAAATCCCCGAGCAAAGCGGCGATAGCATCGCGCTTTTAAACTCAAACGTCGCGACGAGCTTCGGTCCCGACGCAGCCTATAACAACCCGGCGAATATGATATTTCTAGACGGCGGACACTACCTAGAGAGCTCACTAACCTACCTGCGCATGTCAAAGACGAAGTACAGGCACTATAACGGCGACAAACTCACCTCCAAAAGAGCGAACGCGCTCGTACCTACGTTTCACTTCGTGACGCCGCAGTTTGATGACTGGCGCTTTGGTCTATCAGTCGTCGTGCCTGCGGGAATGTCGATGAGATGGGACGAAAATTTGCCTAAAGCCACTTCTAAAAAATTCGACCTAAAAGTGATCGAGGTAAATCCTAGCGTCGCCTACGCGCTAACCGACAACATCGCGTTAGGCTTTGGCCTGCGCGCAGTTTACGCTAGAGGAGAGGCCGTGCAGGAGGTCTCAGGCGCCCTACCCGCCTCGCAGGATATCAAAGGCGACCGCATAAATTTCGGCTACAACGCGGCAATCACCTATAAACCTACTTCAAATTTGAGCCTAGCGGCCACCTACCGCTCGAAAGTAAATATGAATCTAAAAGGCGACACCGACATCAGCGCGCCGGCGCACCCGAGGGGGGCGTTTCCGAGCGGCTCGTATAGCGGCAGCGCAAAGCTATCCGTACCGCTACCTGCGAGCTTAAATTTAGCCCTATCGTACAAAATCGCAAACACCACGCTGTTATTTGACTTTGAGCGAACCTATTGGTCTGCGTGGAAAGAGCTTGACTTCAACTACCCTGGCGCCTCGGCCGCTCACTACCGCAACCCGTTTTTTGCAGCATTTGATGCGTCCAAAAAACGCGACTGGAAGGACAGCAACGCCTACCGCATCGGTGTAGCACACGACGCGACGGATAAACTCCGCCTAATGGGCGCGGTTACGTTTGACGAGGCCGCATCTAGAGCCGATACTACGGGCTTTGACCTGCCAGATACCAAAGCCGTCATCTACGCAGCGGGCTTTAACTACAAATTTACAGACGCTTTGGAGCTTGGAGCTAGCTACTTCTACCAAGACAGAAAGGCGCGCGACGTGAGCTACTACTCAAACGCGTCAGGACTCTATCCAAACGGCAAATTTGAACGTGGCAATGCTCAGGCGATAAATTTGAACGTAAAATATAAATTTTAA
- a CDS encoding ATP-binding protein: protein MRFLIEFIGGEQNSKISSLIKCSENEAKILRHLSKNYVEGTPQSSAYDVLCAVFGSEEYKFLAGLADVKSLLESGWIVQGFSIFKNPNAESAGSNLLGLLHSEISLSPLFLKILEEGEFGLTLPAVAPYADHLDYLKDQFLRVELYGKLSFFSKNVSSDAKSRLEKDVKELETIIEKRLNLSKISISVEQIFKDNALNDKEQLIFLALLKEEYVGETDANRDLNALVGILSADEFERIKNRSLLDEGSKLIENGLIDYDESLNTYGGFSRTFYITDEILQSVMHPKTESKSKKLALETLVKEQEIFELIEPSTDINDVVLDVKVKELLDAILKQVDRRVLARLSSWGIKSRKNVDAKIIFYGPPGTGKTMSALSLAKSLKKQVLSFDCSKILSKYVGESEQNVRKIFDTYKEICAKSKSEPVLLLNEADQFLSTRVEGGSGADKMHNQMQNIFLEQIERFEGVLIATTNFLQSLDIAFSRRFDYKIEFKKPDLAARLAIWRKVLPENASFEENFDVKQLAKFELSGAQIMLALKNTALKVAVREDGIFTMSDFESEIKREMSSNFGEDKKVGFDG, encoded by the coding sequence GTGCGGTTTTTGATAGAGTTTATCGGCGGCGAGCAAAATTCTAAAATTTCCTCGCTCATAAAATGCAGCGAAAACGAGGCGAAAATTTTACGCCACCTGAGCAAAAACTACGTCGAGGGCACTCCGCAAAGTAGCGCTTACGACGTGCTTTGCGCGGTTTTTGGTAGCGAGGAGTATAAATTTTTAGCAGGCCTTGCAGACGTAAAGAGCCTGCTAGAAAGCGGCTGGATCGTGCAGGGCTTTTCTATATTTAAAAACCCTAACGCAGAGAGCGCGGGCTCAAATTTACTCGGCCTACTTCACAGCGAGATCTCGCTTTCGCCGCTTTTTCTTAAAATTTTAGAAGAGGGCGAGTTTGGGCTCACGCTGCCCGCAGTCGCGCCCTACGCCGATCACCTTGATTATCTAAAAGACCAGTTTTTGCGCGTGGAACTTTACGGCAAGCTCTCGTTTTTTAGCAAAAACGTCTCAAGCGACGCCAAAAGCCGCCTCGAAAAAGATGTAAAAGAGCTAGAAACCATCATCGAAAAACGGCTAAATTTAAGCAAAATTTCGATCTCCGTCGAGCAAATTTTTAAAGATAACGCGCTAAACGACAAAGAACAGCTTATTTTTCTCGCGCTTTTAAAGGAAGAGTACGTCGGCGAAACGGACGCCAACCGCGATTTAAACGCGCTTGTTGGGATTTTGAGCGCAGACGAATTTGAACGTATCAAAAATCGCTCCCTACTAGATGAAGGCTCAAAGCTAATCGAAAACGGCCTCATCGACTACGACGAGTCGCTAAATACCTACGGCGGCTTTAGCAGAACGTTTTACATAACCGACGAAATTTTACAAAGCGTAATGCACCCAAAAACCGAGAGCAAAAGTAAAAAACTAGCGCTAGAAACTCTCGTAAAAGAGCAAGAAATCTTTGAGTTAATCGAGCCCTCGACCGACATAAACGACGTCGTGCTAGACGTCAAGGTAAAGGAGCTACTGGACGCAATCCTAAAGCAAGTAGACCGCCGCGTGCTAGCGCGTCTATCTAGCTGGGGCATCAAGTCGCGCAAAAACGTGGACGCCAAAATCATCTTTTACGGACCGCCGGGTACGGGCAAAACCATGAGCGCGCTAAGCCTCGCAAAGAGCCTAAAAAAGCAGGTTCTTAGCTTTGACTGCTCTAAAATTTTGAGCAAATACGTCGGCGAGAGCGAGCAAAACGTGCGTAAAATTTTTGACACCTACAAAGAAATCTGCGCTAAGAGTAAGAGCGAGCCCGTACTGCTGCTAAACGAGGCCGATCAGTTTCTAAGCACGCGCGTCGAGGGCGGCAGTGGGGCGGATAAAATGCACAACCAAATGCAAAATATATTTTTGGAGCAAATCGAGCGCTTTGAGGGCGTACTCATCGCCACGACGAACTTCTTGCAAAGCCTGGATATCGCGTTTTCTCGCAGATTTGATTATAAGATCGAGTTTAAAAAGCCCGACCTCGCCGCTCGTCTTGCGATCTGGCGCAAAGTGCTGCCCGAAAATGCGAGCTTTGAGGAGAATTTTGACGTCAAGCAGCTGGCTAAATTTGAGCTAAGCGGCGCGCAAATCATGCTGGCGCTCAAAAATACCGCGCTAAAAGTAGCCGTGCGCGAAGACGGGATATTTACGATGAGCGACTTTGAGAGCGAGATCAAACGCGAGATGAGCTCAAATTTCGGCGAGGATAAAAAGGTCGGGTTTGACGGGTAA
- the nfo gene encoding deoxyribonuclease IV — translation MKFIGAHVSIAGGVENAPLNAANIGANAFAMFVKNQRQWEAKPLSQENISKFKQNLKASHIEPRHVLPHNGYLINLGHPNDEQRQKSINAFLDEIYRVEALGLMMINFHPGSYLNEISPEICLENIANSVNFLLENSQNVRLVIENTAGQGSNLGFKFEHLAYIIKRCTDKSRIGVCLDTCHTFAAGYDIRDDYERVMSEFDEIVGRGMLRGMHINDTKFDLASKKDRHESLGKGFLGLKTFENIINDPRTDDIPLVLETIDESIWADEIKILRNFKGE, via the coding sequence ATGAAATTTATCGGCGCGCACGTCAGCATCGCGGGCGGCGTAGAAAACGCTCCGCTAAATGCGGCAAATATCGGCGCAAACGCCTTTGCGATGTTCGTCAAAAATCAGCGCCAATGGGAGGCCAAGCCGCTTTCCCAGGAAAATATCTCCAAATTTAAGCAAAATTTAAAAGCCTCCCATATCGAGCCCAGGCACGTTTTGCCTCACAATGGCTATCTTATAAATTTAGGCCATCCAAACGATGAGCAGCGCCAAAAGTCCATTAACGCCTTTTTGGATGAAATTTACCGCGTAGAGGCGCTCGGTCTAATGATGATAAATTTTCATCCGGGCTCGTATCTAAATGAAATTTCGCCAGAAATTTGCCTCGAAAATATCGCAAACTCCGTAAATTTCCTACTCGAAAATAGCCAAAACGTAAGGCTAGTCATCGAAAATACCGCCGGCCAGGGCTCAAATTTGGGCTTTAAATTTGAACACCTAGCCTACATCATCAAACGCTGTACCGATAAAAGCAGGATCGGCGTGTGCCTCGACACCTGTCATACCTTTGCCGCGGGATACGATATCAGAGACGACTACGAGCGCGTGATGAGCGAATTTGACGAGATAGTCGGGCGCGGTATGCTGCGGGGTATGCATATAAACGATACGAAATTTGACCTAGCCAGTAAAAAGGATCGCCACGAGAGCCTAGGCAAAGGCTTTTTGGGCTTAAAAACATTTGAAAACATCATAAACGACCCCCGCACGGACGATATCCCGCTAGTTTTAGAGACGATCGACGAAAGCATCTGGGCGGACGAGATAAAAATTTTAAGAAACTTTAAAGGAGAATAA
- a CDS encoding dynamin family protein gives MDTDKFLSEIWGALKLFLDPKTQILADERNLAVLLAADAENFDRFMALKEFRDILHALGLKANIYSLQCAQLGAINALKSAKISKSKLLAALEILQTENIISAAHFSRLAAFLRSLSADLTAGNEQEGSNFKKSDVFHQKIDALNDICERILSLNPHAHVANAAAKARQKARELEFNVAVTGVINAGKSTLLNALLGKKILGASNVPETVNLTVLKYSPEPFAKVNFWSEAELKELGIAQDQDNEIAQIYGGLGVKFESKTAKNLNVKFNADGDEAEAKFQSPDAEQICSDQPASKTVKTGEIKLYTSADSKYAKFVKSVELYENLELLKDNVRIIDTPGIDDAVAAREELVRRFMRECDLMVHLMNVSQSATQKDLDFIVSSLQNSHAVKLAVLLTHADVLKEGELNEVAAYAKKSVEERTRELGIGAEFFAVSAKSYFEGGQNSGVEEFKQYLYETLFGPSSQKSCLGIEAYKKELGRVCAQFAADTQSDILKLTGSNLSLSQKLAELNEQKAALASHLEDVRDAAKEELERLDTAKTAASYELGLRSLAQTLKQRIADDVSYSAAKKQKIDPQRLARIAQTTIKDGVVVLMRQNRNEIVQQITACTQNIALKFGEFEGKTAAAKVFSINDYLQSRGINLECIEVADAVAGAANSGAQGVSEAAKLAAEEFLGAQRIKNFVFELSEFEKSEFKQRIEAALKDKEKALAISEEALKNELAKLAQTSGRDSRELERLNSQSEALNAINLELQSV, from the coding sequence GTGGATACGGATAAATTTTTAAGCGAAATTTGGGGCGCTCTTAAGCTTTTTTTGGATCCCAAAACGCAAATTCTCGCAGACGAGCGAAACCTCGCCGTTTTACTCGCGGCGGATGCGGAGAATTTCGATAGATTTATGGCGCTAAAGGAGTTTAGAGATATCCTTCACGCGCTTGGGCTAAAGGCCAATATATACAGCCTCCAGTGTGCCCAGCTAGGCGCGATAAACGCTCTAAAATCCGCAAAAATCTCAAAATCAAAACTACTCGCCGCGCTAGAAATCCTGCAAACCGAAAACATAATCTCCGCCGCGCATTTTAGCAGGCTTGCGGCATTTTTACGCTCTCTTAGCGCAGATTTGACCGCAGGGAACGAGCAAGAGGGCTCAAATTTTAAAAAATCAGACGTCTTTCATCAAAAAATAGACGCGCTAAATGATATCTGCGAGCGAATTTTATCGCTAAACCCGCACGCGCATGTCGCAAACGCAGCAGCAAAAGCGCGCCAAAAAGCGCGTGAGCTAGAGTTTAACGTCGCGGTCACGGGCGTCATAAACGCGGGCAAATCAACCCTTCTAAATGCGCTGCTGGGTAAGAAAATCCTGGGCGCTTCAAACGTGCCCGAGACTGTAAATTTAACGGTGCTAAAATATTCGCCCGAGCCTTTTGCAAAAGTAAATTTTTGGAGCGAAGCGGAGCTAAAAGAGCTTGGCATAGCGCAAGATCAAGATAATGAAATAGCCCAAATTTACGGCGGTTTGGGCGTCAAATTTGAGAGTAAAACGGCGAAAAATTTAAACGTCAAATTTAATGCGGACGGCGATGAGGCAGAAGCTAAATTTCAAAGCCCTGACGCGGAACAAATTTGCTCCGATCAGCCCGCTAGTAAAACGGTCAAAACGGGCGAGATCAAGCTCTACACCTCGGCGGACTCCAAATACGCTAAATTCGTAAAAAGTGTCGAGCTTTACGAAAATTTGGAGCTTTTAAAAGATAACGTACGCATAATTGACACTCCAGGCATTGATGACGCGGTGGCTGCGCGCGAGGAGCTGGTGCGGCGATTTATGCGAGAGTGCGATCTGATGGTGCACCTGATGAACGTCTCGCAAAGCGCCACGCAAAAGGATCTGGACTTTATCGTTTCAAGCTTGCAAAACTCCCACGCCGTAAAGCTCGCCGTGTTGCTAACTCACGCCGACGTGCTAAAAGAAGGCGAGCTAAACGAGGTCGCCGCCTACGCCAAAAAGAGCGTCGAGGAGCGCACGCGGGAGCTGGGTATCGGAGCGGAGTTTTTCGCCGTGAGTGCTAAAAGCTATTTTGAGGGCGGGCAAAACAGCGGCGTCGAGGAGTTTAAGCAGTATCTTTACGAGACGCTTTTTGGGCCTAGTAGCCAAAAATCTTGCCTTGGTATCGAAGCATATAAAAAGGAGCTAGGGCGCGTCTGCGCGCAGTTTGCGGCGGATACGCAAAGCGATATCTTAAAGCTAACGGGCTCAAATTTGAGCTTGTCGCAAAAGCTCGCCGAGCTAAACGAACAAAAGGCCGCATTAGCTAGCCACCTAGAGGATGTAAGAGACGCGGCAAAAGAGGAGCTAGAGCGCCTAGATACGGCTAAAACCGCGGCTAGCTACGAACTGGGGCTAAGGTCTTTGGCGCAAACGCTAAAGCAGCGTATCGCAGATGATGTAAGTTACTCGGCCGCCAAAAAACAAAAGATCGACCCGCAGCGTCTGGCTCGTATCGCGCAAACGACGATCAAAGACGGCGTCGTCGTCCTAATGCGCCAAAACCGCAACGAGATCGTGCAGCAAATCACCGCGTGCACGCAAAATATCGCGCTAAAATTCGGCGAATTTGAGGGCAAAACGGCGGCGGCAAAGGTCTTTAGCATAAACGACTATCTGCAATCAAGAGGGATAAATTTAGAGTGCATAGAGGTTGCAGATGCGGTGGCTGGCGCCGCAAACTCGGGCGCGCAAGGCGTATCTGAAGCCGCCAAGCTAGCCGCAGAGGAGTTTTTGGGCGCCCAGCGGATCAAAAATTTCGTTTTCGAGCTTAGCGAATTTGAAAAAAGCGAGTTTAAACAGCGTATCGAAGCCGCGCTAAAAGATAAAGAAAAGGCGCTCGCAATCAGCGAAGAAGCCCTAAAAAACGAGCTTGCCAAGCTAGCGCAAACTAGCGGTCGGGACTCGCGCGAGCTAGAGCGACTAAACTCGCAAAGCGAGGCGTTAAATGCTATAAATTTGGAGCTGCAAAGTGTTTGA
- a CDS encoding fatty acid--CoA ligase: MNYPYENFEDMLNAAVDKNGGGIAIYTETSKISYKQLRTNAFTLAAFLQGMGIKKGDRVAMIVNNSPEFIASYFAITLLGAVAVPINTFLKYEEFEYIINDCGAKFLFASAELAKEIRGLESKTAIKKIVWIGDRAEFDGNNIAYAHALNCRIELNLTDRPKLNDLAHIIYTSGTTGKPKGAMISYRNLISNVQGAHEVFHVRMKDRFAVFLPMFHSFTLTAMVLLPIFSACSLILVKSIFPFSNVLKQVLLKRATVFLGVPAIYTAIGKAKIPWYFRWFNCIRIFISGGAPLAEQTITDFRVKFPRAVLIEGYGLSECSPIVSANTLQKQKISSVGLPLPGYEVKCINDEMMELPAGEVGELIVKGDCVMQGYLNMPDATDETIVNGWLRTGDLVKIDEEGYIFIVDRKKDLIISKGINIYPREIEEVLFKLPQVEAAAVIGVRDEHADEEVTAFIQLKENMSLDEKDIRAHLKKHLANFKIPKTIYFKDELPKNATGKVLKRVLRDQIRGEI, from the coding sequence ATGAACTACCCTTACGAAAATTTCGAGGATATGCTAAACGCCGCAGTCGATAAAAACGGCGGCGGTATCGCGATCTATACAGAAACTAGCAAAATAAGCTACAAGCAGCTACGCACAAACGCCTTTACGCTGGCTGCGTTTTTGCAAGGTATGGGCATAAAAAAAGGCGACCGAGTCGCGATGATCGTAAATAACTCGCCCGAGTTTATAGCTAGCTACTTTGCCATCACTCTGCTTGGCGCCGTGGCGGTGCCGATAAATACCTTCTTAAAATACGAAGAATTCGAGTACATCATAAACGACTGCGGGGCGAAATTTCTCTTTGCTTCGGCCGAGCTAGCCAAAGAGATACGCGGACTAGAGAGCAAAACCGCAATCAAAAAGATCGTCTGGATCGGCGATAGGGCCGAATTTGACGGAAACAATATCGCCTACGCTCACGCGCTAAACTGCCGTATAGAGCTAAATTTGACCGACCGACCAAAGCTTAATGACCTAGCCCACATCATCTACACCTCAGGCACCACGGGCAAGCCAAAGGGCGCGATGATCAGCTACCGCAACCTCATCTCAAACGTCCAGGGCGCGCACGAGGTCTTTCACGTACGTATGAAAGATAGATTTGCCGTGTTTTTGCCGATGTTTCACAGCTTTACTCTCACGGCGATGGTGCTGCTACCGATATTTTCGGCGTGTTCGCTTATTTTAGTAAAGTCCATTTTCCCGTTTTCAAACGTCCTAAAACAAGTCCTGCTCAAGCGCGCGACCGTGTTTTTAGGCGTGCCGGCGATCTATACGGCTATCGGCAAAGCTAAAATCCCGTGGTATTTTCGCTGGTTTAACTGCATTAGGATTTTTATCAGCGGCGGAGCGCCTTTGGCTGAGCAGACTATTACCGATTTTCGCGTCAAATTTCCACGCGCGGTGCTAATAGAGGGCTACGGCCTTAGCGAATGCTCGCCTATCGTCTCAGCAAACACGCTGCAAAAACAAAAAATCTCAAGCGTCGGCTTGCCGCTGCCGGGCTACGAAGTAAAATGCATAAACGACGAGATGATGGAGCTGCCAGCAGGTGAGGTCGGCGAGCTAATCGTAAAAGGCGACTGCGTGATGCAGGGCTACCTAAATATGCCAGACGCCACAGACGAGACGATCGTAAACGGCTGGCTACGCACGGGCGATCTAGTCAAGATCGACGAGGAGGGCTATATCTTTATCGTCGACCGCAAAAAAGACCTCATCATCTCAAAGGGCATCAACATCTACCCGCGCGAGATCGAGGAGGTGCTATTTAAACTGCCCCAAGTCGAAGCTGCCGCAGTTATCGGTGTCAGAGACGAGCACGCAGACGAGGAGGTCACGGCCTTTATCCAGCTTAAAGAAAACATGAGCCTAGACGAAAAAGATATCCGCGCGCACCTCAAAAAACACTTGGCGAATTTTAAAATTCCAAAGACGATTTATTTTAAAGACGAGCTGCCTAAAAACGCGACGGGCAAGGTGCTCAAACGCGTTTTAAGGGATCAGATAAGGGGTGAAATTTAG
- a CDS encoding dynamin family protein: MFEEFINAYKTRYFKIFSDDFHGRFRRLQNELTEPKFHPSAELKQELNKLDLFLSSPLTVAIVGQFSSGKSTFLNALLGSEILPSGLTPVTSKPTFIRYGAAPGLSVLYENGRELYLGVEEIGRFVDQRVFGDDVSRLCVYAPSEILKLVNFVDTPGLNSLSKADTAVTHEVLKDVAGVIWLSLADNAARASESAQIKEFLAGGGKTAICLLNQKDKLSKDELERLKTHAQATYGRFFERIIAVSAKQAVTAQAEGDAALLTESNFSEVISAIRELFGSEDIKEKFVREKCSRLVAVNAKQHEKIAKIYEKAGEIISKFDAELESNLKAVQENFKPKIELAFNELKHVAKLVADEILASLKSVKKYKYAPRKTLLKGEYFEASSYEAVDFDSDEVFSKLIYNDVKFAKFFRTYKRGLSALQEEIGAALDEIYERLEREFMIYKSEFENAQKEDETHSETVFADVRTYAGQVYRTFLRDYETAKFKGLQKTALFFEKLNLKVAANYENAVKIAVYFLKEKIAGSMRAHEQNGFALFIPSFDEVQDRVLTSLNLYEFENEMLGSASFLNKILSALKSEFAKIKDEKLAKIAALSAGHKKLRDEILKAGEGFGRQILL; the protein is encoded by the coding sequence GTGTTTGAGGAGTTTATAAACGCGTATAAAACGCGGTATTTTAAGATATTTTCGGACGATTTTCACGGACGATTTAGACGGCTGCAAAACGAGCTAACCGAGCCCAAATTTCACCCAAGCGCCGAGCTAAAGCAGGAGCTAAACAAGCTTGATCTGTTTTTATCCAGCCCGCTTACGGTCGCTATCGTCGGGCAGTTTTCTAGCGGCAAATCGACGTTTTTAAACGCGCTTTTGGGCAGCGAAATTTTGCCCTCGGGCCTAACTCCGGTGACATCAAAGCCGACTTTTATCAGATACGGCGCCGCACCAGGGCTTAGCGTGCTTTATGAAAACGGCAGAGAGCTGTATCTGGGCGTCGAGGAGATAGGGCGCTTTGTCGATCAGCGCGTGTTTGGCGACGACGTGAGCAGGCTTTGCGTTTATGCGCCGTCTGAAATTTTAAAGCTGGTAAATTTCGTCGATACGCCAGGGTTAAACTCGCTCTCAAAGGCCGACACCGCCGTCACGCACGAGGTGTTAAAAGACGTCGCGGGCGTCATCTGGCTAAGCCTCGCCGACAACGCCGCGCGCGCTAGCGAATCCGCGCAGATCAAGGAATTTTTGGCTGGCGGGGGCAAAACGGCGATCTGTTTGCTAAATCAAAAAGATAAGCTAAGCAAGGACGAGCTTGAGAGACTCAAAACTCACGCGCAGGCGACATACGGGCGATTTTTCGAGCGTATCATCGCAGTTTCCGCCAAACAAGCCGTAACGGCGCAAGCCGAGGGCGATGCGGCACTTTTGACAGAGTCAAATTTTAGCGAAGTGATAAGCGCTATCCGCGAGCTTTTTGGCAGCGAAGATATAAAGGAAAAATTCGTGCGCGAAAAGTGCTCTAGACTGGTTGCCGTAAATGCCAAGCAGCACGAAAAAATCGCTAAAATTTACGAAAAAGCGGGCGAGATAATCTCCAAATTTGACGCCGAGCTAGAGTCAAATTTAAAAGCCGTGCAAGAAAATTTTAAACCGAAAATCGAGCTAGCCTTTAACGAGCTAAAACACGTCGCAAAGCTCGTTGCAGACGAGATCCTAGCTAGTCTAAAAAGCGTGAAAAAGTATAAATACGCGCCGCGAAAAACGCTGCTAAAGGGCGAGTATTTTGAAGCTAGCTCGTACGAGGCGGTGGATTTTGACAGCGACGAGGTATTTTCAAAACTCATCTACAACGACGTGAAATTTGCTAAATTTTTTAGGACGTATAAGCGAGGTTTAAGCGCGTTGCAAGAAGAAATCGGCGCTGCGCTGGATGAAATTTACGAGCGGTTGGAGCGCGAATTTATGATTTATAAATCCGAATTTGAAAACGCGCAAAAAGAGGATGAAACGCACTCCGAGACCGTGTTTGCCGATGTTAGAACGTATGCAGGGCAGGTGTATAGGACGTTTTTGAGGGACTATGAGACGGCGAAATTTAAAGGGCTGCAAAAGACGGCGCTGTTTTTTGAAAAGCTAAACCTCAAAGTCGCCGCAAACTACGAAAACGCCGTCAAAATCGCCGTGTATTTTCTAAAAGAAAAGATCGCAGGCTCGATGCGCGCGCACGAGCAAAACGGCTTTGCTCTGTTTATCCCGAGCTTTGACGAGGTGCAAGACCGCGTTTTGACGTCGCTAAATTTATACGAATTTGAAAACGAGATGCTTGGTAGTGCGTCATTTTTAAATAAAATTTTATCGGCGCTAAAGAGCGAATTTGCAAAGATAAAAGACGAAAAACTAGCTAAAATCGCTGCTCTATCGGCAGGACACAAGAAACTAAGGGATGAAATTTTAAAAGCGGGCGAGGGGTTTGGCCGGCAAATCCTGCTTTGA